AAGGAAATCATCGAAAAGTATAAGGAATATGGTGTATGCTCAGAGGAAAAGGCACAAAAGAAGATGACACGCCTGGACAATTATTATGAAAAACTAAAGGTGAATGGATTTGTGCCAAATTGGGATCATGATCATTGGAAGAAAAATAAAGCGACATATTAAATGGAAAAGTCCTTATAGATGATCTATAAGGACTTTTTTATGTAACAGAGCAGGGTTCACATAAACTATTATTGAATAGGTATATAAAGTGACAAAAGGAGGAACGGATATGCCTAGCAATAACTCGATTGGATTTATTGGGTTAGGAGTTATGGGGAAAAGTATGGCTCAAAATTTAATGAACGCAGGTTATCAACTTAACATTTATACAAGAACGAAAGAAAAAGGTCAATCACTGCTAGATAAAGGGGCTAAATGGCGTGAAACACCAAAAGATGTAGCTGAACATTCCTCTATAGTGATTACTATGGTCGGGTACCCTTCGGATGTGGAGGTCATCTACTTCGGAGAAGATGGGATATTACAAGGTGCAAAAAAAGGATCTTATCTTATTGATATGACGACATCAACCCCCACACTTGCCCAGAAAATATATGGGCAGGCAAAAGAGCAATATCTATTTGCCCTCGATGCTCCTGTATCAGGCGGAGATATTGGTGCTCAAAATGGAACCCTTACGATTATGGTTGGCGGTGAAGAAACTGCATTCCGTGAAATGAAGCCAATTTTTGAAGTATTAGGTAAAAATATTGAATATCAAGGTTTGGCAGGTGCAGGACAACATACAAAAATGTGTAATCAAATTACAATTGCCTCGAATATGGTAGGGGTATGTGAGGCTTTAATATACGCAAAGAAATCTGGTTTGCAATTACATAATGTATTGAAAAGTATTAGTTCAGGTGCGGCAGGAAGTTGGTCGTTATCAAACTTAGCGCCACGGATTACGGAAGGGGATTTTGAACCTGGTTTTTATGTGAAACATTTCATTAAAGATATGGGGATAGCATTAGAAGAGGCTGAACGCATGGGAATTGATACTCCAGGCTTACAGTTAGCAAAAAAGCGGTATGATCAGCTACTTAATATGGGAGAAGGAGAGAA
Above is a window of Salirhabdus salicampi DNA encoding:
- a CDS encoding NAD(P)-dependent oxidoreductase — translated: MPSNNSIGFIGLGVMGKSMAQNLMNAGYQLNIYTRTKEKGQSLLDKGAKWRETPKDVAEHSSIVITMVGYPSDVEVIYFGEDGILQGAKKGSYLIDMTTSTPTLAQKIYGQAKEQYLFALDAPVSGGDIGAQNGTLTIMVGGEETAFREMKPIFEVLGKNIEYQGLAGAGQHTKMCNQITIASNMVGVCEALIYAKKSGLQLHNVLKSISSGAAGSWSLSNLAPRITEGDFEPGFYVKHFIKDMGIALEEAERMGIDTPGLQLAKKRYDQLLNMGEGEKGTQALYKLYERESM